The following coding sequences are from one Rutidosis leptorrhynchoides isolate AG116_Rl617_1_P2 chromosome 11, CSIRO_AGI_Rlap_v1, whole genome shotgun sequence window:
- the LOC139875048 gene encoding uncharacterized protein: protein MLYGRKCRTPSYWLEAGEKQFAGPEIVQQTAEKVAIAREKMKAARDRQKMYADPRRRPMTFTMGERVYLKVSPWKGVIRLGKRGKLAPRYIGPFIILQVLNDQNVVLDLPPELAGTHDTFNIFYIHKCKVDDENQILKHQDLKVDSSKKLVEESVRIVDRKVTKLRKKKISMVLMQWKHSLGTNLTWETEELMTSRYPHLFNRDHIPRT from the coding sequence atgttgtatggtagaaagtgtagaacTCCATCGTATTGGTTGgaggcaggtgagaaacaatttgcgggTCCAGAAATTGTGCAGCAGACTGCAGAAAAAGTGGCTATCGCACGTGAAAAGATGAAAgctgctagagatcgacaaaagatgtatgcagatcctCGTCGAAGACCAATGACGTTTACTATGGGTGAACGTGTGTATTTAAAAGTGTCACCGTGGAAGGGTGTAATTCGATTAGGTAAACGAGGAAAACTAGCTccgagatacattggtccttttataATACTCCAAGTGCTGAACGATCAAAATGTAGTGTTAGATCTTCCTCCAGAGTTAGCAGGTACTCATGACACGTTTAACATCTTCTATATTCATAAGTGTAAAGTGGACGATGAAAATCAAATTCTTAAGCACCAAGATCTGAAAGTAGATTCaagtaagaaattggtggaagaatcAGTGAGGATCGTCGACAGAAAAGTGACTAAGTTACGCAAAAAGAAGATTTCAATGGTGCTTATGcaatggaagcatagtttaggcaccAATCTGACATGGGAGACTGAGGAGTTAATGACCTCTAGATACCCTCATCTGTTTAACCGTGACCATATTCCGAGGAcataa